The proteins below come from a single Chelmon rostratus isolate fCheRos1 chromosome 12, fCheRos1.pri, whole genome shotgun sequence genomic window:
- the ubtfl gene encoding upstream binding transcription factor, like isoform X1 — protein MNGSSSVSRAQSTRIRSEPDDWSKEDCLTLLERIRSLLPDGDAMKYKTTESHFDWEKVCFGSFTGDMCRQKWQKVSTEVRKYRTMTELIIDAMEFVKNPYKGKKLKTHPDFPKKPLTPYFRFFMEKRAKYAKIHPEMSNLDLTKILSKKYKELPDKKKQKYITEFQREKEEFEKNMARFKEDHPELIEERKKSDLPEKPKTPQQLWYNHEKKAYMKLHPEVSQKELKEALRRQWSQLPDKRRLKWISKALELQKDYEGSMRAYHEAHPDVNSDDHVRSVLTKAERQLKDKFDGRPTKPPPNGYSLYCAELMVNMKDVPSTERMVLCSKQWKMMTQKEKDMFQKRCEQRKKQYDIDLQRFLESLPEEERDRVMTEEKLGGAKLTGSVASSPHRARSPSVKEQCREAEPEPWVPAGLPKERRDGKKTAKLPERPKTAEEMWQHSVIGDYLAKYRSDRRKAQAGMEATWKSMEKKEKILWIKKAAEGQKRYERELSEMRTPQAGQSQRKPKFDGEPKKPPVSGYQMFSQELLTNGELNHFSLKERMVEIGKRWHKLSQSQKDKYKKLVEEQQVEYKAELEAWVKSLSPQDRAVYKEFSTSKRRSTTKVRSSPGAKVRVTAKGKAAGSRAATQTVGVAKRAMAYRAKQDMSDSDEEEEEEKSDSSDSEDDETSGSTDSDDDDDENDDDDEDDEDDEDQSSSEESSDSDSD, from the exons ATGAACGGCAGCAGTAGCGTCTCCAGAGCTCAGAGCACCAGGATCAGAAGTGAGCCAG atgaCTGGAGTAAAGAGGACTGTCTGACTCTGTTGGAGAGGATTCGCAGTCTGCTGCCGGATGGAGACGCCATGAAGTATAAAACAACAGAGTCGCACTTTGACTGGGAGAAAGTTTGTTTCGGCAGCTTCACTGGAGACATGTGTCGCCAGAAGTGGCAGAAAGTCTCAACTGAG gttcGTAAGTACAGAACGATGACGGAGCTCATCATAGACGCCATGGAGTTTGTGAAGAATCCGTACAAAGGCAAGAAACTGAAG ACTCATCCAGATTTCCCAAAGAAACCTTTGACTCCGTACTTCCGCTTCTTCATGGAGAAACGAGCCAAATACGCTAAAATCCACCCAGAGATGAGCAACCTGGACCTGACCAAGATCCTGTCCAAGAAGTACAAGGAGTTACCAGACAAGAAGAAG CAAAAGTACATCACAGAGTTTCAGCGAGAGAAGGAAGAGTTTGAGAAGAACATGGCTCGATTCAA GGAGGATCATCCAGAGCTGatagaagagaggaagaagtcCGACCTGCCGGAGAAACCGAAAACTCCTCAACAGCTGTGGTACAACCATGAGAAGAAGGCCTACATGAAGCTCCACCcagag gtgagtcagaaggagctgaaggaggctCTGAGGAGACAGTGGTCCCAACTGCCTGACAAGAGGAGACTCAAGTGGATCAGCAAGGCCCTGGAGCTCCAGAAAGACTACGAG ggcaGTATGAGGGCATATCATGAAGCTCATCCAGATGTGAACTCTGATGATCACGTTCGGTCCGTCCTCACCAAAGCAGAGAGACAACTGAAGGACAAGTTTGATGGACGGCCGACAAAACCACCACC TAACGGGTACTCTCTGTACTGTGCGGAGCTGATGGTGAACATGAAGGACGTCCCCAGCACAGAACGGATGGTCCTCTGCAGTAAACAGTGGAAAATGatgacacagaaagagaaggacatGTTTCAGAAACGCTGCGAGCAG agAAAGAAGCAGTACGACATCGACCTACAGAGGTTTCTAGAG AGTCTTCCGGAGGAGGAACGAGACCGCGTCATGACAGAGGAAAAACTGGGCGGGGCCAAACTGACAGGGAGCGTTGCCTCCAGCCCGCACAGAGCCAGGTCTCCTTCTGTCAAG gagCAGTGTCGGGAGGCGGAGCCAGAGCCATGGGTACCTGCCGGACTGCCAAAAGAGAGACGGGATGGAAAGAAGACGGCAAAGCTTCCAGAGCGGCCTAAAACAGCTGAGGAGATGTGGCAGCACAGTGTGATTGGAGACTACCTGGCTAAATACAGA AGTGACCGCAGGAAGGCGCAGGCCGGCATGGAGGCGACCTGGAAGTCTatggagaagaaggagaagattCTTTGGATTAAGAAGGCAGCAGAGGGCCAGAAGCGATATGAG AGGGAGCTGTCGGAGATGAGGACTCCACAAGCAGGTCAGAGTCAGAGGAAACCCAAGTTTGACGGAGAACCAAAGAAGCCCCCAGT GAGCGGGTATCAGATGTTCTCCCAGGAACTGCTGACCAATGGTGAGCTGAACCACTTCAGTCTGAAGGAGCGAATGGTGGAGATCGGGAAGAGGTGGCACAAACTGAGCCAGAGTCAGAAAGACAAGTACAagaagctggtggaggagcagcaggtggagTACAAGGCCGAGCTGGAGGCCTGGGTGAAG TCTTTGTCCCCTCAGGATCGAGCCGTCTACAAGGAGTTTTCCACCTCG AAACGTCGCAGCACCACTAAAGTTCGCAGCAGCCCCGGAGCTAAAGTCCGCGTGACGGCAAAGGGGAAGGCGGCAGGTTCGAGAGCCGCAACACAGACGGTCGGGGTGGCTAAGAGGGCCATGGCATACCGAGCCAAG CAGGACATGTCCGATTcagacgaagaggaggaggaggagaagagcgaCTCGTCTGACTCTGAAGATGACGAGACATCAGGATCCACAGACAgtgacgatgatgacgatgag AACGACGACgacgatgaggatgatgaggacgATGAAGATCAGAGCTCCTCTGAAGAATCCAGTGACTCGGACTCGGACTAG
- the ubtfl gene encoding upstream binding transcription factor, like isoform X2, whose product MNGSSSVSRAQSTRIRSEPDDWSKEDCLTLLERIRSLLPDGDAMKYKTTESHFDWEKVCFGSFTGDMCRQKWQKVSTEVRKYRTMTELIIDAMEFVKNPYKGKKLKTHPDFPKKPLTPYFRFFMEKRAKYAKIHPEMSNLDLTKILSKKYKELPDKKKQKYITEFQREKEEFEKNMARFKEDHPELIEERKKSDLPEKPKTPQQLWYNHEKKAYMKLHPEVSQKELKEALRRQWSQLPDKRRLKWISKALELQKDYEGSMRAYHEAHPDVNSDDHVRSVLTKAERQLKDKFDGRPTKPPPNGYSLYCAELMVNMKDVPSTERMVLCSKQWKMMTQKEKDMFQKRCEQRKKQYDIDLQRFLESLPEEERDRVMTEEKLGGAKLTGSVASSPHRARSPSVKEQCREAEPEPWVPAGLPKERRDGKKTAKLPERPKTAEEMWQHSVIGDYLAKYRSDRRKAQAGMEATWKSMEKKEKILWIKKAAEGQKRYERELSEMRTPQAGQSQRKPKFDGEPKKPPVSGYQMFSQELLTNGELNHFSLKERMVEIGKRWHKLSQSQKDKYKKLVEEQQVEYKAELEAWVKSLSPQDRAVYKEFSTSKRRSTTKVRSSPGAKVRVTAKGKAAGSRAATQTVGVAKRAMAYRAKDMSDSDEEEEEEKSDSSDSEDDETSGSTDSDDDDDENDDDDEDDEDDEDQSSSEESSDSDSD is encoded by the exons ATGAACGGCAGCAGTAGCGTCTCCAGAGCTCAGAGCACCAGGATCAGAAGTGAGCCAG atgaCTGGAGTAAAGAGGACTGTCTGACTCTGTTGGAGAGGATTCGCAGTCTGCTGCCGGATGGAGACGCCATGAAGTATAAAACAACAGAGTCGCACTTTGACTGGGAGAAAGTTTGTTTCGGCAGCTTCACTGGAGACATGTGTCGCCAGAAGTGGCAGAAAGTCTCAACTGAG gttcGTAAGTACAGAACGATGACGGAGCTCATCATAGACGCCATGGAGTTTGTGAAGAATCCGTACAAAGGCAAGAAACTGAAG ACTCATCCAGATTTCCCAAAGAAACCTTTGACTCCGTACTTCCGCTTCTTCATGGAGAAACGAGCCAAATACGCTAAAATCCACCCAGAGATGAGCAACCTGGACCTGACCAAGATCCTGTCCAAGAAGTACAAGGAGTTACCAGACAAGAAGAAG CAAAAGTACATCACAGAGTTTCAGCGAGAGAAGGAAGAGTTTGAGAAGAACATGGCTCGATTCAA GGAGGATCATCCAGAGCTGatagaagagaggaagaagtcCGACCTGCCGGAGAAACCGAAAACTCCTCAACAGCTGTGGTACAACCATGAGAAGAAGGCCTACATGAAGCTCCACCcagag gtgagtcagaaggagctgaaggaggctCTGAGGAGACAGTGGTCCCAACTGCCTGACAAGAGGAGACTCAAGTGGATCAGCAAGGCCCTGGAGCTCCAGAAAGACTACGAG ggcaGTATGAGGGCATATCATGAAGCTCATCCAGATGTGAACTCTGATGATCACGTTCGGTCCGTCCTCACCAAAGCAGAGAGACAACTGAAGGACAAGTTTGATGGACGGCCGACAAAACCACCACC TAACGGGTACTCTCTGTACTGTGCGGAGCTGATGGTGAACATGAAGGACGTCCCCAGCACAGAACGGATGGTCCTCTGCAGTAAACAGTGGAAAATGatgacacagaaagagaaggacatGTTTCAGAAACGCTGCGAGCAG agAAAGAAGCAGTACGACATCGACCTACAGAGGTTTCTAGAG AGTCTTCCGGAGGAGGAACGAGACCGCGTCATGACAGAGGAAAAACTGGGCGGGGCCAAACTGACAGGGAGCGTTGCCTCCAGCCCGCACAGAGCCAGGTCTCCTTCTGTCAAG gagCAGTGTCGGGAGGCGGAGCCAGAGCCATGGGTACCTGCCGGACTGCCAAAAGAGAGACGGGATGGAAAGAAGACGGCAAAGCTTCCAGAGCGGCCTAAAACAGCTGAGGAGATGTGGCAGCACAGTGTGATTGGAGACTACCTGGCTAAATACAGA AGTGACCGCAGGAAGGCGCAGGCCGGCATGGAGGCGACCTGGAAGTCTatggagaagaaggagaagattCTTTGGATTAAGAAGGCAGCAGAGGGCCAGAAGCGATATGAG AGGGAGCTGTCGGAGATGAGGACTCCACAAGCAGGTCAGAGTCAGAGGAAACCCAAGTTTGACGGAGAACCAAAGAAGCCCCCAGT GAGCGGGTATCAGATGTTCTCCCAGGAACTGCTGACCAATGGTGAGCTGAACCACTTCAGTCTGAAGGAGCGAATGGTGGAGATCGGGAAGAGGTGGCACAAACTGAGCCAGAGTCAGAAAGACAAGTACAagaagctggtggaggagcagcaggtggagTACAAGGCCGAGCTGGAGGCCTGGGTGAAG TCTTTGTCCCCTCAGGATCGAGCCGTCTACAAGGAGTTTTCCACCTCG AAACGTCGCAGCACCACTAAAGTTCGCAGCAGCCCCGGAGCTAAAGTCCGCGTGACGGCAAAGGGGAAGGCGGCAGGTTCGAGAGCCGCAACACAGACGGTCGGGGTGGCTAAGAGGGCCATGGCATACCGAGCCAAG GACATGTCCGATTcagacgaagaggaggaggaggagaagagcgaCTCGTCTGACTCTGAAGATGACGAGACATCAGGATCCACAGACAgtgacgatgatgacgatgag AACGACGACgacgatgaggatgatgaggacgATGAAGATCAGAGCTCCTCTGAAGAATCCAGTGACTCGGACTCGGACTAG